The Strix uralensis isolate ZFMK-TIS-50842 chromosome 34, bStrUra1, whole genome shotgun sequence genome window below encodes:
- the LOC141936829 gene encoding E3 ubiquitin-protein ligase RBBP6-like, giving the protein MPCVHYKFFSQLCYDTVTFSGLHISLGNLKRQIMGRQKLKAATCNLQISNTQTREDAWEYTDDNSLIPKNSSVIVRRVPLRGVKTTSKTRVITRTKPVSGTPKVVCKNTISHFVSTHCT; this is encoded by the exons ATGCCATGCGTCCATTACAAGTTCTTCTCCCAGCTGTGCTATGACACGGTCACCTTCAGCGGCCTCCACATCTCCCTTGGCAACCTCAAGCGCCAGATCATGGGCCGCCAGAAGCTGAAGGCGGCCACCTGCAACCTGCAGATCAGCAACACCCAGACCAGAGAAGATGCGtggg aatacacagatgataacagcctgattcctaagaactcctCGGTGATTGTTAGAAGAGTCCCTCTTAGAGGAGTCAAAACTACCAGCAAAACACGAGTCat aactcGAACCAAGCCAGTGAGTGGAACACCAAAAGTggtatgtaaaaacacaatctCACACTTTGTTTCTACACATTGCACTTAA